Genomic segment of Sulfurovum sp. UBA12169:
GGCTGCTCAAAGTCCTTTGGGATCTCTATCCGGAGCATCCGCTTTTGCTTGAAACTTCTTTCTCCCCGCTAAAAGATCAAAAACAGGTAAAAAAACCTGTCTTTGGCAGAGAAGGCGGCAGTATAACGATTCTAGACGAAAATGGAAAAAATATAGCTGCCAACCAAGGAGAATACGGCAACCATAAAATGGTCTATCAGTCTTACGTGCAACTTCCAAAAGATACAATGGATCAAAACTATCAAGCCGGCCTTTTTTATGCCTATGAAGCCTGTGGACTTGGATTTAGAAAGGGAGAAAAAATCCTAAACAATATGTCTAAATTCGTAGGGCATATCATTCAATAATTCTTGCATAAATTTTAAAAAAAATTATAGAAAAAAGATTATTTTTACACTATAATTATTCGAAAATTTTTACAATAAGGATTAGAATGAAAATTTCAGACATTGTGTTTGAGATGCAGACAAATTATGTGAAAGATGAAGATATTGAAAGTATCGTGGCCTTTATCGAGAAAAATGGGTTCAATGCACAAAAAGTAGATGACCGCCTTTTAGCATTGGGTTATGATGCTATCTTTAGTGACGCAGAGATAGATGGAGGTTATGATACAAGAGAGAAAATCTTCAACCATCGGAAACATTTAGCTGATGAGTAAAACTTACTCATCATACTCCAACAGCGTACAAAACTTATTAAAATTATTCAAGTGATAAAAAATTAGATTATGGTGCACTGTACAACTCAGGTTTCGCATGCTGCATCATTTCTAACTCTTTTTCGGCAGAAATCACTATCTTTTCGTTATAAACAAAAGAAAGACTTTCATTTCTTTGCTCATAATCAAAATGATTTAAAATAAGTTTCATAGCTTCTATTCTGGCTTGATGTTTGTCGTTAGATCTAATGACATGCCATGGCGCGTAAAGATGGTTTGTTTTTTTAAGCATTTGGTATTTCATTTTACTAAATTCATCCCATAATCCCTGAGACTGAAGATCAACTTCGCTAAGCTTCCATTTTCTCAGGGGGTCTGTTCTTCTTTGCTCAAATCGTGTTGCCTGAACAGATTTTTTTACACTAAGGTAGAGTTTGATTAAAACAATTCCTTGTCTGGATAACGACCGCTCAAAACCCGTAACATCATTCATAAAAATATCATACTCTTTGCGTGTACAAAAACCAAATACGGGTTCAACCATCGCACGATTGTACCAACTCCTGTCAAAAAGAATGATCTGGGCGGCCGAAGGAAAATGTTCAATATATTTTTGAAAGTACCATTGTGTTTTTTGCTCTTGTGTGGGTTTTCCTAAAGCGACAATACGATAGTGTTTTGGATTCATGTAGCGCGAGACTGTACCGATCAAGCTTCCTTTTCCTGCCGCATCCCTTCCCTCAAAAATAACAATCAGCTTTTTGCCTTGCTTTTCGATGTACTTTTGCAATTTAACCATCTCGGCTTGATAGATTTCAAGCTCTTTGAGCTCTTTGTACATTTTTAAGGCTTCATGATTTTTTGAATGAAATGCAGCAAGCTCACTGCGTAAACTATCAATTTCATTTTGCAAACTCTCTAAAGTAACGCTGTCCATTAAAAAACCTTTATGAAACTAAAATCGGGCGCAATCACGCAATCCCGATAAAATATTTGTAGAAAAGATAAAATTCTATACTTTTTTTTTTAAATGCCTGCTGAGGGGAGCCTTGGCTACTTCAAAAGATTCTTGCATTCTACTTGCACAATGTCAGGCTGAGGCATATCCAATCTTGCTGCTGTAAGTTTTCCTTTCCATATGCATCCCGTATCCAAGGCCAATACATTGTCGTCTTGATAATAACCCAAAGCCGACCAATGTCCAAAAACGATTTTTAAGTCTATTTTTTTACGGTAAGAAGAGAGAAACCAGGGAGTCATCCCTTTGTTTGTGAGCATTTCGCTCGGCGGTCCTTTTTGGTCAAAATCCAAACGGTGGTCATTGAAACAAAAACGCATTCGTGTAAACGAACTCATCAAATAACGGTCTATATCAGCAATATCTGCTTTTCTATCAAATCTGCCGGTGTTCTTTTTCAATAGTTTTTCCAACCAAATATGAGCATTAGCGCTCTGCAGTTCTGTTTCAAGGTGTGCCGCATAGCGAATAGCCATGCCCAGATCAAATTCAGGAGAGATCCCCGCATGCGCCATACAATATCCCAACTCATAATCAACATGTAAAAACTTTTGATCCTTGATCCAGTCTATCAGTTTTTTAGCCTCAGGGGATTCCAATATAGGATCTAGTGTTGCATTGGATTTTTTGATACCGTAATAGGCTCCGATGAGTGCAATGTCGTGATTTCCTAAAACAATTTCCACACTATGGCGAATATCATAAAGATATTCAAGTGTTTCCAGGGATTCCTTTCCCCTGTTAACAAGATCGCCAACCAGCCATAATTTGTCATTTTGCGGATTAAACTCTATCTTTTGCAACAGTGTTCTTAAGGAAGCATAGCACCCTTGTATATCTCCAATTGCCCAAACTGCCATTATCTAACCTTTTTTTGAATAGAAAATAAAACATCAAAACGTAATGTCATCTTTATATTTTTCATTTTTTATCCGCCTTGTTTAATAATTTTTCACGATATGCCTGTATTTTTTCTTCAAATGTCATCATGGCATAAGCAGATGAAGGTGAAGGCAAATATATTTTCTCTATTTTCAAATTAGAAAAATGTTTTTCAAAAAGTTTTTCTGCTTTTTTGCCTGTAAAAGCTAATTTTTTGATGCTTGGGTGGGTTTGTAAAAATGAAGCAATATCATTTACCTCTTCTTGTTCAAGATTGCTGTCAAGCGAGTTATTTCTTTGACATGTTTGCACCATATCCCACAATCCGAATTTCATCTCTTTAAGTAGCCAAATTTTTTGATCTTTGTTAAGAACGGGATATTTTGTAATTGCTTCAAGTATTTTCCAAAATTGATTACGGGGATGTGCATAATAAAAATTTTTTTCAAATGACTGAACACTGGGGAACGAACCCAATATCAAAATCTCCGTATTTTTAAACACAATCGGCGCAAAAGGATGCTCTACTATTTTATTTTTCACTGCTTAGCGACCCTCTTTATTTATTTACATGCCTTTTGCATATTTCTTATCATCAATACCAAAAGTGCCAAAGAGAAGATTTTAAAGTTAATTTCACTTCCTTTATGAGTATTGACAAACACCGAAGTTTGCGTCATCTCTTCTCCTGCCAGCTGCATCGCTACAATATCAGGAAGATAATAATGCCCAAAAAGCAATCCGGTAGCTATCACAAAAAATACAGCGATTTGTGTAAGCCTATCTCTTTCAAATTTTTTATACTTGTATCCTTCGTACAAAAAAATACTTGCCAGTAAAATATCTATCAAATAAGAAAGTCTCACAAAGTTTTCCGTCATAACAATACCCTCTTGATACTGACTCAGTACTTCACTTTGCAGCCATACTTCTGTATGAAACGTTACGGGCGCCACCACAACACCTGCAAAAAGTCCTGCGCCAAGCACAATACCCATAAGCGTCAAATACAATATGGTCGCGATTTTAAAATATTTGTTCATTGTTTTCCTTGTTAAAATGGATTATAAATCCCCTATCCCACCCGGACAGGTCCTGATAAAAATCAATATATTTTACTCCGATTTCATTGGCAAAAACCTGGAGAGATGATTTTTGATCATATCCCATCTCACACGCAAGATAATTAACGCCCCTATTGCTTGCATCAACCACAATCTGCTTTAAAAGTTCATCTCCTGCCTTGCCGCCAAAAAGTGCCTCTTTGGGCTCATAATTTGCAACATTGGGCTCAAGTGCGAAATTATCTGCAATATAGGGAGGATTGGAGATGACAAACTCTATGTCTTCTTTTATCTCGTCCATCAAATTACTTTTGAGCAGCGTAATCTGTTTTTGCAGGCCAAAATGTTTAATATTGCGCGCTGCTACCTTCAGAGGGGTATCGCATATGTCCGTAGCAATAATTTGAAGCTCAGGAAATTTACGTGCCAATACAATAGAGATAGCCCCGGAACCAACTCCTATTTCTACTAAACGAGTTATTTGTTTTTTTTTAATGATCTTGGAAGCATGATCGATAAGAAGTTCGGTTTCAGGACGAGGAATAAGCACGCCCTGCTCCACAAAAAGCTCAATATCATAAAAGCTTGCCTTTCCTGCGATATATTCATAGGGCTCATGCATCGCTCGCCTTGCAACAAGCAACCCGAAGGCTTTGACGTTTTCTATCTTATCATGTTCATGCATGTGCAAATAAACCCGCTCTTTTTGAAGATGATAAGACAAAAGTAATTCGGCCTCAAGCAAGGGACGCTCACAGCTGCTCATCAACTCTTCTCGCGCCCAAAATATACCCTGTTTGATGGTCATAATCAATTATCCTGCTTGTCTATAAAGGCAAAAATATTCCCGCCCTTCTTGCCTGTATCATCTTTTGCTTCAATGGATTGTTCTTCTTTCATAATTGTATTGCTTGCATCATATCCTAACTCTTTAAGCCTTTGGAGTACAGGAGGATGAGTGTAGTAAAAAAAGATCACCAGAGGATGCGATTTTGGAAAAGATTTGTTTTCTGTAATCAATTTTAACAATGCCGAAACAAGATTTTCTCTGCCCCCCATTTCTGAACCAAATACATCAGCGGCATATTCATTGCGGCGGCTCACATAGCTCATAAAAGGAGTTAAAACAAAACTTATCAAAGGCAAAAGCAGTATCAATGCGGCGATCTGTGCCCCAGGCAGCGGAGTAACTCCCATCTGCGTAAAAAGAATATCAGGCAAGTGCCCAAAAAGGTAAAAAGAGATAAATAAAAGCATGCCCATTAAGCCGATATTTTTCCAAATATCACCGTGGGAAAAATGCCCAAGCTCATGACCCAATACAGCCAAAAGCTCTTTGGTATTGAGTTTTTCTAAAAGTGTGTCAAAAAGCACGACACGCTTGCTTTTGCCAAGTCCTCCAAAATAAGCATTCAGACGACTGTCTCTTTTGCTCGCATCCATAACAAAAATACCATCGCTTTTAAGTCCTGCCCGCTCCATTAGCTTAATAATCTCCTTCTTGAGTTCACCTTCTTCGAGCGGATTAAATTTGTTAAACAGCGGTGCAATGATAGTAGGATAAAGTACATTGACTAAAATCGCAACAGAAAAAATCAGCACAAATCCCCAAAGCCACCATAATGTGCTCAATGTGATAATCCATGCCAGCAAGGCAAACAGTGCTCCTCCAAAAATAAAAAATATCAACGAAGACTTAAAGGTATCCGCCATAAACATCTTGGGTGTCATTTGGTTAAATCCAAAAGTTTCATCTATCTTAAATTTTTGATACAGTTCAAAAGGAAGTCCTGCCAGATAATTAATTATTACAAAACCAAACAAAAAAAGTACCGACTGGAGGATATTTCCTTCAACCTGAACGAATGATGCCAGCCATGAAAATCCCATAAGCACCCACCACACAAATATCAAGTAATCTACGAACATTTCCGCTAAAGAAAGCTTCTCTTTGGCCACTGCATAATCAGCTGCGATCTTGTATTTGGATGCAGACATAAGTACAGGAGCTTTTCGTTTTTCATCATTGATATATCCAATTTGCATTATAGAAATATAAATTCGCATAAATGTATAAATGGAATAAATAATAAGAATTGTTTCTAGCATATATAAAATACCTTTTTTATTTTAGTTGAAATATATCAAGATGAGCTTTAGCAGGCCTTAAAAACCTTCTATGTTTGCTATAATTTCACCATTAAATCCAAGGAACCAATGTGGCACTCATCGATCTTTTTAACATCAAAAAACAGTATGACATCAAATTGCTTCTTGATGATGTGGATTTTCATCTTAATGCCGGCGAACGCGTCGCCATCGTCGGCCAAAACGGATGCGGAAAATCCACCCTGATGAAGATCATTATGAAACAAGAAGAACCAAGTGAAGGCAAATGTATCATCAACAGCACCATACAGATCGAAATGCTTTCGCAGCAGCCTCATTTTGAAGCCCATTTAAGCGTAAGAAAAGCCATAGAAAATGAACTTTCACAACTGCAAGAGGCAAAAAAACGCTTTAACGATCTAACGGAAATCCTTTCTTTGGATTTTGAAAATACCGCACTGCACAAAGAGTATGAACGCATCTCTGCTTTTTTGGATCATCACAATGCCTGGAACCTTGATGACAAAATTGAGCGTGTATTGCAGGAATTCAAACTCAAAGAGTATGAAGACAGGGCTGTTGTATCACTTTCCGGAGGAGAACAGCGCCGTGTAGCACTGGCTTCTTTGATACTTAAAAAACCGGATGTGCTTTTGCTTGATGAGCCCACAAACCATCTTGACGTTTATATGGTTGAATTTCTTGAAGAAATGCTTCTGAAGGAGAAATTCACTCTGCTTTTTATCTCTCATGACAGACATTTCATTGATACCATTGCAACACGAATCCTAGAAGTAGACAACAGAAAGCTCATCTCTTATAATGGAGGCTACATCAGTTATCTTGAACAAAAAGAAGACCGGATGCATGCCCTGCAAAAAGGTCATGAGAATCTGCTTAGACTGCTTAAGCAAGAAGAAGCCTGGCTTGCCAAAGGCGTAAGAGCAAGAGAAAAACGGAACCAGGGGCGCAAAAAGCGAGTCTTTGAACTTCGTGATGCAGCCAAAGAAAATCCTACCTTGATACGCAAAATGATGATCGAGCTTGAACGGGAAAAAAAACATTTCAATCAAGAAGAAGGTGTGTCGCGCAAAAAAATGCTCTTTGAACTTGAAAATATCAGCTATGCTGTGCCTGGAAAAATTCTGATAGAACACTTCTCTGCACGTATTTTACAAAAAGATAAAATCGCTATCGTCGGCATCAACGGTGCCGGAAAATCTACACTGCTTAAACTTATGCTTGGTAAACTAAAACCGGATAGCGGGGTGATAAAACAGGGTGATTTTTCTATAGGCTATTTCGACCAGCACAGAGAAATGCTTGATGACAGCAAAACGCTTATTGAAACTTTTTGTCCTGACGGCGGAGACAGAGTAGAGGTACAAGGAAGCAATCTGCATGTGTATGGGTACATGAAAAGTTTTCTTTTTCCCAAAGAATTTTTAGACAAAAAGATCGGCACATTAAGCGGCGGAGAGAAAAACCGTGTCGCCTTGGCTTTGCTGCTAACCAAGAAAGTAGATTGTTTGATTCTAGATGAACCGACGAACGACTTAGACATTCAAACTATCAATGTCTTAGAAGAAAAACTGATTAATTTTCCCGGAGCCATTCTCTTTGTCTCACATGACCGTTATTTTATAGACAAAATTGCTTCTAAACTTTTTATTTTTAAAGGCAACGGTGTCATAGAGGAATCTTATCAATCTTACACTGAGTACTTAGACATAGAAAAAGAACTCAAAGAACTTCAAAGTCTTGAAAAAGAGATGAAGCCTATCTCTTTCTTGTCTCAAGACAATGCCCAAAAAGAAAAACAAAAAACCAAACTCAGCTATAAAGAACAAAGGGATTTTGACATGCTGCCCGATATTATCGAAGCCCTGGAACACAAGATAGAGCTGCTCAATAAATGCCTCCAAGATCCTGCATGCTACCAAGAAAAAGGAGTAACTATTATCGGCAAAGAACTGGCTGCTCTAGAAAAAGAATACGAAGAAAAAAGCGAAAGATATTTTGAAATCTTGGAAATTTTAGAATCCCTGTAAAACATTTTTGTTTCACGAGGATTACCAGTGAAGCACAACACTCCTTCTTCCCCATTGCAAAGCGCGCCTTTTATCTACCCCCATATAAATGTCAATACGCTTTCGAAACCGCTTGTTCATCTTGTCCCCTACAGTATAAAAACCGGCCAATCCCCCTACTTTTACTTTTGAGCCATAGCTCAATCCGTATCTAGACAGTAGATCTCTTGATACTGCAATGATTTTCATACCGGGGCCGATACGGTTTCCCCATGCAGCAACAAAAGGCGTTTTGTCTGTCTGTGAAGCATGCGAGGTATAGGCTGTTGCTGTCACCCGAAGTCTGTTTTTTCCAAACTCACGGAGAGTCTTTTCTCTTTTTTCTTTTGCTTTTATTGCTGCTTCTTTTTTTTGTTTTGCTTCTAATTGCGCAACAATATAAGGAAAAGGAAGCTGTAAGATTTTGCCTGTTCTGAGGGCGGCAGTTGTTTTAATATCGTTAAATCGGCTCAATTCCTTAGGTGAAAAATTGAATTTATTTGCTATCGAAATTAGCGTATCTCCGGCTTGAATCCGGTATTCTCCCGATACTATTGTATCTATCATGTTTTGCGAAAGCGGAATTTGAAGTTTTTGCCCTACTTTGATTGCATCTTTATCTCCCAATCCGTTTAGGCCAGAAAGCTCTTGAAGTGTAAATTCGAATTTTTTTGCAATATCGCCAAGCGTATCGCCTTGAATGACAGTATATTCTCCATACTTTAAACTGCTTTCTTCTTTTTTTGCCGTGCTTTGTGTTCTCTCTTGCTTATTTTCTTGAGAAATATTTTGCTCGGCTTTGCACTCTTCTTCTGGCTGAAAAAGATCTGACAAATGGACTCTTCTTGTCCCTTTAAAACGCAGCGAATCTTCAATTTTTACATATTTTTCAGCCATCTCATCAATAGTAATTACTCTGGTATGAGATTTTTGTTCCGGAGAAGGAAGTGTTTTGGTGACAATCAGTTTATTGCGATTTAAATCATATTTTATTTCTTTTATGCGAATCATTCTCTGAGTGTAAGGATTACACTCCTTCGTACCTTTTGTTGCGATTGTGCAATCTACAATACGGGCTGCTGATGCATTTTCCCATCCTATCCAAAACAGCACAAAAAGAAAAAAATATTTTTTAATCATCTAAAATATAGTATCATATTAGACTACAAAAAGTCCAACATCTCTCTTTTAATAGATTCTTTTTCTACCACGACCGTATGAATGATCGGTTTTTTAAATAACGCATTAATGGCAGAAGGAACAGTCGCATTGGCATGTCCGCTTACCCATTTGAGCGCCTCAATATCGCTCTTAAGCTCATTTCCGAGTGCCTTTGAAACAGTCGGACTAAACTTTGTCCATTCAGCAGTAGAATAGACCACTGTTTTAAGTTTTTTATCACGAAGCTTTTCGTATGCGCCTATACACGTTGCTGTATGCGGATCCATAATATAACCTTTTTGGGCATAGTTTCCTATGACTGCTTCGCATGTCGCATCATCAGAAAAAGAAGCATCAAAATCTTCTCTTAATTTCTCAAGTTCATTTTGAGTCAATTGGTATTTGCCCTCTTTTTCCAAGCTCTCCATAAGCTCTTTAGTCCGTTTGGCGCCAAATTTATCAAACATTATACGCTCCACATTTGAACTTTTTAAAATATCCATTGCCGGCGATTCTGTACGAACAAGTGTTCTGACGGTCAGATCATAAACTCCTTTGGTAATCCAATCTGTAAGAATATTGTTGATATTGGAAGAAATAAGTATCTTTTCGATAGGTAAACCTGCTTTTTTTGCATAATAAGCTCCCAATGCATTTCCAAAATTCCCGCTTGGAACCACAAGATAGATTTTTTCTCCCATATGAATCTTTTCCTGGCGAACCAGTTCCAAATAAGAATGAATATGATAAATAATTTGAAAAATAATACGTCCGAAGTTAACTGAATTCGCCGCAGAAAGTTTAATATTATGATGTTTTAATTCATTTTTAAAATCTTCAGAAGCAAGAAGCGACTTAAGTGTATTTTGCGTATCATCAAAATCACCTTTGACGCCTATCACTTTTAGATTTTTGCCGTCTTCGGTCACCATCTGAAGTCTTTGCACATCCGAAGTCCCCCCTTCAGGATAGAGACATGCCACTTTAATATTGGCTTGGTTTTTAAACGTTTCAAGTGTAGCGGGACCTGTATCACCGCTGGTTGCAGCCATGATCAAATAATTTTCATTTTTTTGTTGCGCCAATTTGCTTAAAATATATCCAAAAGGTTGCAGCGCCATATCTTTAAATGCTCTTGTGGGTCCATGATAGAGTTCTGCAACAAAACAGTCTTCTTCTATCTGGGATAAAGGCACAGGATTGAAAGCATTATCAAACGCATCATATCTCTTGAGCGCTTCTTGCATTACTTCTTTTTCTATATCGATGCCAAACTTTTGTAAAAAATCCAATGCCAACACCTTATAATGGCTCAAAAGATGGCTTTCTAAAAAATCTTTATCCAAATTTGGAAGCGCACTTGGAACATACAGTCCGCCAAAACTTGCACTTGGACTCAGTATCGCTTCTGAAAAAGATACACTTTGAGGTTTTTGTCCGTCATTGCCTCGTGTCTCAATAAATTGCATGATTCATCCTACTTTATTTATTATTCATTTTTGTTATTATATCCAAAAAACCAAGGCTTTTATAGCCGCCCGATGTTACGTCTCTTGGCTTTATAGCTCAATACATGTACCCACCCCGCTGCTGGTCAATATTTCCAGCAACAAAGAATGCTCAACCCTTCCATCAATAATATGTGCCTTTTTAACCCCGCCCCGAAGCGCTTCTATGCATGCATCTACTTTGGGAATCATCCCTCCGCTAATTGTGCCGTCTTCTTTGAGTTTTTGTGTTTTTTCAATATCCAGATTGGTAATAAGATTCATTTCTTTATCCAGAACTCCCGGAGTATCTGTTAAAAAAAGAATCTTGCGGGCTTGCAAAGCTATAGCAATCTGACTTGCTGCCA
This window contains:
- the prmC gene encoding protein-(glutamine-N5) methyltransferase, release factor-specific encodes the protein MTIKQGIFWAREELMSSCERPLLEAELLLSYHLQKERVYLHMHEHDKIENVKAFGLLVARRAMHEPYEYIAGKASFYDIELFVEQGVLIPRPETELLIDHASKIIKKKQITRLVEIGVGSGAISIVLARKFPELQIIATDICDTPLKVAARNIKHFGLQKQITLLKSNLMDEIKEDIEFVISNPPYIADNFALEPNVANYEPKEALFGGKAGDELLKQIVVDASNRGVNYLACEMGYDQKSSLQVFANEIGVKYIDFYQDLSGWDRGFIIHFNKENNEQIF
- a CDS encoding peptidase M48 yields the protein MLETILIIYSIYTFMRIYISIMQIGYINDEKRKAPVLMSASKYKIAADYAVAKEKLSLAEMFVDYLIFVWWVLMGFSWLASFVQVEGNILQSVLFLFGFVIINYLAGLPFELYQKFKIDETFGFNQMTPKMFMADTFKSSLIFFIFGGALFALLAWIITLSTLWWLWGFVLIFSVAILVNVLYPTIIAPLFNKFNPLEEGELKKEIIKLMERAGLKSDGIFVMDASKRDSRLNAYFGGLGKSKRVVLFDTLLEKLNTKELLAVLGHELGHFSHGDIWKNIGLMGMLLFISFYLFGHLPDILFTQMGVTPLPGAQIAALILLLPLISFVLTPFMSYVSRRNEYAADVFGSEMGGRENLVSALLKLITENKSFPKSHPLVIFFYYTHPPVLQRLKELGYDASNTIMKEEQSIEAKDDTGKKGGNIFAFIDKQDN
- a CDS encoding ABC transporter ATP-binding protein produces the protein MALIDLFNIKKQYDIKLLLDDVDFHLNAGERVAIVGQNGCGKSTLMKIIMKQEEPSEGKCIINSTIQIEMLSQQPHFEAHLSVRKAIENELSQLQEAKKRFNDLTEILSLDFENTALHKEYERISAFLDHHNAWNLDDKIERVLQEFKLKEYEDRAVVSLSGGEQRRVALASLILKKPDVLLLDEPTNHLDVYMVEFLEEMLLKEKFTLLFISHDRHFIDTIATRILEVDNRKLISYNGGYISYLEQKEDRMHALQKGHENLLRLLKQEEAWLAKGVRAREKRNQGRKKRVFELRDAAKENPTLIRKMMIELEREKKHFNQEEGVSRKKMLFELENISYAVPGKILIEHFSARILQKDKIAIVGINGAGKSTLLKLMLGKLKPDSGVIKQGDFSIGYFDQHREMLDDSKTLIETFCPDGGDRVEVQGSNLHVYGYMKSFLFPKEFLDKKIGTLSGGEKNRVALALLLTKKVDCLILDEPTNDLDIQTINVLEEKLINFPGAILFVSHDRYFIDKIASKLFIFKGNGVIEESYQSYTEYLDIEKELKELQSLEKEMKPISFLSQDNAQKEKQKTKLSYKEQRDFDMLPDIIEALEHKIELLNKCLQDPACYQEKGVTIIGKELAALEKEYEEKSERYFEILEILESL
- a CDS encoding threonine synthase — protein: MQFIETRGNDGQKPQSVSFSEAILSPSASFGGLYVPSALPNLDKDFLESHLLSHYKVLALDFLQKFGIDIEKEVMQEALKRYDAFDNAFNPVPLSQIEEDCFVAELYHGPTRAFKDMALQPFGYILSKLAQQKNENYLIMAATSGDTGPATLETFKNQANIKVACLYPEGGTSDVQRLQMVTEDGKNLKVIGVKGDFDDTQNTLKSLLASEDFKNELKHHNIKLSAANSVNFGRIIFQIIYHIHSYLELVRQEKIHMGEKIYLVVPSGNFGNALGAYYAKKAGLPIEKILISSNINNILTDWITKGVYDLTVRTLVRTESPAMDILKSSNVERIMFDKFGAKRTKELMESLEKEGKYQLTQNELEKLREDFDASFSDDATCEAVIGNYAQKGYIMDPHTATCIGAYEKLRDKKLKTVVYSTAEWTKFSPTVSKALGNELKSDIEALKWVSGHANATVPSAINALFKKPIIHTVVVEKESIKREMLDFL
- the ppk2 gene encoding polyphosphate kinase 2; the protein is MYKELKELEIYQAEMVKLQKYIEKQGKKLIVIFEGRDAAGKGSLIGTVSRYMNPKHYRIVALGKPTQEQKTQWYFQKYIEHFPSAAQIILFDRSWYNRAMVEPVFGFCTRKEYDIFMNDVTGFERSLSRQGIVLIKLYLSVKKSVQATRFEQRRTDPLRKWKLSEVDLQSQGLWDEFSKMKYQMLKKTNHLYAPWHVIRSNDKHQARIEAMKLILNHFDYEQRNESLSFVYNEKIVISAEKELEMMQHAKPELYSAP
- a CDS encoding diadenosine tetraphosphatase; the encoded protein is MAVWAIGDIQGCYASLRTLLQKIEFNPQNDKLWLVGDLVNRGKESLETLEYLYDIRHSVEIVLGNHDIALIGAYYGIKKSNATLDPILESPEAKKLIDWIKDQKFLHVDYELGYCMAHAGISPEFDLGMAIRYAAHLETELQSANAHIWLEKLLKKNTGRFDRKADIADIDRYLMSSFTRMRFCFNDHRLDFDQKGPPSEMLTNKGMTPWFLSSYRKKIDLKIVFGHWSALGYYQDDNVLALDTGCIWKGKLTAARLDMPQPDIVQVECKNLLK
- a CDS encoding DNA-deoxyinosine glycosylase; amino-acid sequence: MKNKIVEHPFAPIVFKNTEILILGSFPSVQSFEKNFYYAHPRNQFWKILEAITKYPVLNKDQKIWLLKEMKFGLWDMVQTCQRNNSLDSNLEQEEVNDIASFLQTHPSIKKLAFTGKKAEKLFEKHFSNLKIEKIYLPSPSSAYAMMTFEEKIQAYREKLLNKADKK